Proteins found in one Kwoniella bestiolae CBS 10118 chromosome 1, complete sequence genomic segment:
- a CDS encoding 40S ribosomal protein uS10, with the protein MAEFKDDLEKTGGAGAAKIHKIRITLTSRNVKPLEKFSTDLINRAKDRDLKVKGPVRLPTKVLKHTTRKSPCGEGSKTWDRYEMRIHKRLIDLNSSADVVKQITSISLEPGVEVEVTIAA; encoded by the exons ATGGCCGAATTCAAAGATGATCTCGAAAAGACCGGTGGTGCCGGTGCCGCCAAGATCCACAAGATCAGGATCACCTTGACTTCTAGGAATGTTAAGCCTTTGGAGAAAT TCTCCACCGACCTCATCAACCGAGCCAAGGACAGAGACCTCAAGGTTAAAGGTCCCGTCAGACTCCCCACCAAGGTCTTGAAGCACACCACCAGGAAATC CCCCTGTGGTGAAGGTTCCAAGACCTGGGATCGATACGAGATGAGAATCCACAAGCGATTGATCGACCTCAACTCCTCCGCTGACGTCGTCAAGCAAATC acctccatctccctcgaaCCCggagttgaagttgaagttaCCATTGCCGCCTAA